The proteins below are encoded in one region of Thioalkalivibrio sp. K90mix:
- the hisC gene encoding histidinol-phosphate transaminase translates to MSLPHESRSPDALMRPEVLAQPAYQVADATGLIKLDAMENPHPWPGALENAWLDALREPQLNRYPDAGARELEKKVRAAHGVPEAAGLLFGNGSDELIQILIMAVAASGRPVLAPEPTFVMYGVLARAMGVPFIGVPLNRDFTLDLDAMHAALSEHNPAVVFLAYPNNPTGTLDDAAAVQAIVEANPGVTVVDEAYAPFAAHSFLPEVGQHDGLMVMRTVSKLGLAGARLGYLAASAGWIDALDRLRLPYNINTLTQRSVAFALDHREALDDQARGIIEERGRLSDALAANDGVEHVFPSQANFILFRVREGQGHASFAALRDAGILIKDVGRAHPLLADCLRVTVGRPDENDAFLAALRNALSG, encoded by the coding sequence ATGAGCCTGCCGCACGAAAGCCGCAGCCCGGACGCCCTGATGCGCCCGGAAGTGCTGGCGCAGCCGGCCTATCAGGTGGCCGATGCCACGGGTCTGATCAAGCTGGACGCGATGGAGAACCCGCATCCCTGGCCTGGCGCGCTGGAAAACGCCTGGCTGGACGCCCTGCGCGAGCCGCAACTGAACCGCTACCCGGATGCCGGGGCACGCGAGCTGGAGAAAAAGGTGCGCGCGGCCCACGGCGTGCCCGAAGCGGCCGGACTGCTGTTCGGCAACGGCTCCGACGAGCTGATCCAGATCCTGATTATGGCGGTCGCCGCCTCCGGCCGTCCGGTCCTCGCGCCCGAGCCGACCTTCGTGATGTACGGCGTGCTGGCCCGGGCAATGGGCGTGCCGTTCATCGGCGTCCCGCTGAACCGCGATTTCACCCTGGACCTCGACGCGATGCATGCCGCCCTGTCCGAGCACAACCCGGCGGTCGTCTTCCTGGCCTACCCGAACAACCCGACCGGGACCCTGGACGACGCGGCCGCGGTGCAGGCGATCGTCGAGGCCAACCCCGGCGTCACCGTGGTCGACGAGGCCTATGCCCCGTTCGCCGCCCACAGCTTTCTGCCGGAGGTCGGCCAGCACGACGGACTGATGGTGATGCGCACGGTATCGAAGCTGGGGCTGGCCGGCGCGCGGCTGGGCTATCTTGCCGCCTCCGCGGGCTGGATCGATGCGCTGGACCGGCTGCGCCTGCCGTACAACATCAACACACTGACCCAGCGCTCGGTCGCCTTCGCCCTGGACCACCGCGAGGCACTGGATGATCAGGCACGCGGCATCATCGAGGAACGCGGGCGTTTGTCCGACGCACTCGCGGCAAACGACGGCGTCGAACACGTGTTCCCGAGCCAGGCGAATTTCATCCTCTTTCGAGTGCGCGAGGGACAGGGGCATGCGAGCTTCGCGGCCCTGCGCGACGCCGGGATCCTGATCAAGGATGTCGGGCGGGCCCATCCCCTGCTCGCCGACTGCCTGCGCGTCACCGTCGGCCGCCCCGACGAAAACGACGCATTCCTTGCGGCCCTGCGCAACGCCCTATCCGGCTGA
- the hisD gene encoding histidinol dehydrogenase has translation MPSIARLDTQQPDFDQALEHLLSWESVADTGVRDAVDEILAAVRTEGDAAVLRYTAKFDRLDRSAVADLEIPRERLQAALESIPAEQRQALETAATRIRQYAEHQKMQDWDFTDEDGTVLGQRVTALDSVGLYVPGGKAAYPSSVLMNAIPAKVAGVELLVMVVPAPGGELNDLVLAAAAVAGVDRVYTIGGAQAVAALAYGTQTIPAVDKIVGPGNIFVAAAKREVFGTVGIDMIAGPSEILVVCDGETDPDWIAADLFSQAEHDEQAQSILLSWDEAFLDRVAEAMDRLLAEMPRAEIIRTSLDKRGALVKVRDSSEAIAVANRIAPEHLELSVADPQAMLDAGLRHAGAIFMGRYTSEALGDYCAGPNHVLPTSRTARFSSPLGVYDFQKRSSIIHCSAEGAAKLGQTAAALAHGEGLTAHARSAELRGGQ, from the coding sequence ATGCCCTCCATTGCCCGACTCGATACCCAGCAGCCCGACTTCGATCAGGCCCTGGAGCACCTGCTGTCCTGGGAGTCCGTCGCCGACACCGGCGTACGTGATGCGGTGGACGAGATCCTCGCCGCGGTGCGCACGGAGGGGGACGCGGCCGTTCTGCGCTACACCGCCAAGTTCGATCGCCTCGATCGCAGCGCGGTCGCCGACCTGGAGATCCCGCGGGAGCGCCTGCAGGCCGCGCTGGAATCCATCCCGGCGGAGCAGCGCCAGGCGCTGGAGACCGCCGCCACGCGCATCCGCCAGTACGCCGAACACCAGAAGATGCAGGACTGGGACTTCACCGACGAAGACGGAACGGTGCTCGGCCAGCGCGTAACCGCGCTGGATTCCGTTGGCCTGTATGTGCCCGGCGGCAAAGCGGCCTACCCCTCCTCCGTGCTGATGAACGCGATACCGGCGAAGGTCGCCGGTGTGGAACTGCTGGTAATGGTTGTGCCCGCCCCGGGCGGCGAGCTGAACGATCTGGTGCTGGCCGCCGCCGCGGTGGCGGGCGTCGATCGCGTCTACACCATCGGCGGCGCCCAGGCGGTGGCCGCGCTGGCCTACGGCACCCAGACCATCCCGGCGGTGGACAAGATCGTCGGCCCCGGCAACATTTTCGTCGCGGCGGCCAAGCGCGAGGTGTTCGGCACGGTCGGGATCGACATGATCGCCGGCCCCTCGGAGATCCTGGTGGTCTGTGACGGTGAAACGGACCCGGACTGGATCGCGGCCGACCTGTTCTCGCAGGCCGAACATGACGAACAGGCCCAGTCCATCCTGCTGTCCTGGGACGAGGCCTTTCTCGACCGCGTGGCCGAGGCGATGGACCGCCTGCTGGCCGAAATGCCACGCGCCGAGATCATCCGCACCAGCCTCGACAAGCGCGGGGCACTGGTGAAGGTACGCGACTCCTCCGAGGCCATCGCCGTCGCCAACCGCATCGCCCCGGAACACCTGGAGCTGTCCGTGGCCGACCCGCAGGCCATGCTGGACGCCGGCCTGCGCCACGCCGGCGCGATCTTCATGGGGCGCTACACCTCCGAAGCCCTGGGCGATTACTGCGCCGGGCCCAACCATGTGCTGCCAACCTCGCGCACCGCACGCTTCTCCTCGCCGCTGGGGGTGTACGACTTCCAGAAGCGCTCGAGCATCATCCACTGTTCGGCCGAAGGCGCGGCGAAGCTCGGCCAGACCGCCGCCGCCCTCGCGCACGGCGAGGGGCTTACCGCCCACGCTCGCTCCGCCGAACTGCGCGGCGGGCAATGA
- a CDS encoding 3-deoxy-7-phosphoheptulonate synthase has product MTADTDDLRIRDIQEVSAPDTLREELPITDAASETVFAARQACHRILHGEDDRMQVIVGPCSIHDVDAALEYADRLKGLRDELSDALHIVMRVYFEKPRTTVGWKGLINDPDLDGSFHINKGLRVARGLLRDLAIKGMPAATEYLDLISPQYIADLVAWGAIGARTTESQVHRELASGLSCPVGFKNSTDGSLRVAIDAIRSASRPHHFLSVTKAGRSAIFSTTGNDDCHIILRGGKQPNYDAESIEQACKELRMAELPEQVMVDCSHANSRKDPKRQVDVARSLAEQIAGGDRRIMGAMLESHLVGGRQDILPGKPLTYGQSITDACMGWDETETSLKLLADAVRARRKAAVPA; this is encoded by the coding sequence ATGACCGCCGATACCGACGACCTGAGAATTCGCGACATCCAGGAAGTGTCCGCCCCGGACACCCTGCGCGAGGAACTGCCCATCACCGACGCGGCCTCCGAGACCGTATTCGCGGCACGCCAGGCCTGCCACCGCATCCTGCATGGCGAGGACGACCGCATGCAGGTGATCGTCGGGCCCTGCTCGATTCACGATGTCGATGCAGCGCTGGAGTACGCCGACCGCCTCAAGGGCCTGCGCGACGAACTCTCCGACGCCCTGCACATCGTGATGCGGGTGTACTTCGAGAAGCCGCGTACCACGGTCGGCTGGAAGGGTCTGATCAACGACCCGGACCTGGACGGCAGCTTCCACATCAACAAGGGCCTGCGCGTCGCGCGCGGGCTGCTGCGTGATCTGGCGATCAAGGGCATGCCGGCCGCCACCGAATACCTCGACCTGATCAGCCCGCAGTACATCGCGGACCTGGTCGCCTGGGGCGCGATCGGCGCGCGCACCACCGAGAGCCAGGTGCACCGCGAACTGGCCTCCGGGCTGTCCTGCCCGGTGGGCTTCAAGAATTCCACCGATGGCAGCCTGCGGGTGGCGATCGACGCAATCCGCTCCGCGTCGCGACCGCACCACTTCCTCTCGGTAACCAAGGCCGGGCGCTCGGCGATCTTCTCGACCACCGGCAACGACGACTGCCACATCATCCTGCGCGGCGGCAAGCAGCCGAACTACGATGCCGAGAGCATCGAACAGGCCTGCAAGGAGCTGCGCATGGCCGAGCTGCCGGAACAGGTGATGGTCGACTGCAGTCATGCCAACAGTCGCAAGGATCCGAAGCGTCAGGTGGACGTGGCCCGCTCGCTGGCCGAACAGATCGCTGGCGGGGATCGCCGCATCATGGGCGCGATGCTCGAGAGCCATCTGGTCGGTGGCCGCCAGGACATCCTGCCCGGCAAGCCGCTGACCTACGGCCAGAGCATCACCGATGCCTGCATGGGCTGGGACGAGACCGAGACCAGCCTGAAACTGCTGGCGGACGCCGTGCGCGCGCGCCGCAAAGCTGCCGTGCCTGCCTAG
- the hisG gene encoding ATP phosphoribosyltransferase, with amino-acid sequence MMDPNALTIALSKGRILKDTLPLLASAGIELLEDPDKTRKLILDTNREDVKIVVVRATDVPTYVQHGAAAIGVAGKDVLMEHGAAGLYEPLDLRIAACRLMLAGRPGQQPDPQQRLRIATKFVNITQNYFAQQGRQVEIIKLYGSMELAPLVDLADYIVDLVDTGNTLKANGLEPLELITPISSRLIVNQAAMKMRHRTIQNLIEGLREAVTPATT; translated from the coding sequence ATGATGGATCCCAACGCCCTGACCATCGCCCTGTCCAAGGGACGCATCCTCAAGGACACCCTGCCGCTGCTGGCCAGCGCCGGGATCGAACTCCTGGAGGACCCGGACAAGACGCGCAAGCTGATCCTCGACACCAACCGTGAGGACGTGAAGATCGTGGTGGTGCGGGCAACCGACGTCCCCACCTATGTGCAGCATGGCGCGGCGGCCATCGGCGTGGCCGGCAAGGACGTGCTGATGGAGCACGGCGCGGCGGGACTCTACGAACCGCTGGATCTGCGCATTGCCGCATGCCGGCTGATGCTGGCCGGACGCCCGGGCCAGCAGCCGGACCCGCAGCAGCGTCTGCGCATCGCCACCAAATTCGTGAACATCACCCAGAACTACTTCGCCCAGCAGGGCCGCCAGGTGGAGATCATCAAGCTCTACGGCTCGATGGAACTGGCGCCGCTGGTCGATCTGGCCGACTACATCGTGGACCTGGTCGACACCGGCAACACGCTCAAGGCCAATGGCCTGGAGCCGCTGGAACTGATTACCCCCATCAGTTCCCGGTTGATCGTGAACCAGGCAGCCATGAAGATGCGACATAGAACCATTCAAAATCTGATCGAGGGCCTGCGCGAGGCCGTCACGCCCGCGACGACGTAA
- the murA gene encoding UDP-N-acetylglucosamine 1-carboxyvinyltransferase, whose amino-acid sequence MDKLIITGGRRLEGQVWISGAKNAVLPILSATLLADGPMTIGNVPHLQDVTTTMELLGRMGVSLTVNERMRIEVDPTTLTQCVAPYDLVKTMRASILVLGPLLARFGEAEVSLPGGCAIGSRPVNLHLRGLEALGAEIDVEGGYIHARAKRLKGARVVFDQVTVTGTENLLMAATLAEGETLIENAAREPEVVDLADCLAAMGAKIQGAGTDTIRVQGVENLQACEYDVMPDRIETGTFLVAAAVTRGRVRCRNTRPELLDAVLAKLVEAGARIETGPDWIELDMEGRRPKAINLRTAPFPAFPTDMQAQMMTLNTVAEGTGSVVETVFENRFMHALELQRMGADITIEGNTAIVKGVEQLVGAPVMATDLRASASLIIAGLVAEGETAVDRIYHIDRGYECIEEKLSQIGAGIRREPV is encoded by the coding sequence ATGGACAAGCTGATCATCACCGGAGGCCGCCGCCTGGAGGGGCAGGTCTGGATCTCCGGGGCCAAGAACGCGGTGCTCCCCATCCTGTCCGCCACCTTGCTGGCGGACGGACCGATGACCATTGGCAACGTCCCGCACCTGCAGGACGTGACCACCACCATGGAACTCCTCGGCCGCATGGGCGTAAGCCTCACGGTCAACGAGCGCATGCGCATCGAGGTCGACCCGACCACCCTGACCCAGTGCGTGGCCCCGTATGACCTGGTCAAGACCATGCGCGCCTCCATCCTGGTGCTGGGTCCCCTGCTCGCCCGCTTCGGCGAGGCCGAGGTCTCGCTTCCGGGTGGCTGCGCGATCGGTTCGCGCCCGGTCAACCTGCACCTGCGTGGACTGGAGGCACTGGGTGCGGAGATCGACGTCGAGGGGGGCTACATCCACGCCCGCGCCAAGCGTCTGAAGGGTGCGCGCGTCGTGTTCGACCAGGTCACGGTCACCGGGACCGAGAACCTGCTGATGGCCGCCACCCTGGCCGAAGGCGAGACGCTGATCGAGAACGCCGCACGCGAGCCGGAGGTCGTCGACCTGGCGGATTGCCTGGCGGCCATGGGGGCCAAGATCCAGGGTGCCGGGACCGACACCATCCGCGTGCAGGGTGTCGAGAACCTGCAGGCCTGCGAATACGACGTAATGCCGGACCGCATCGAGACCGGCACCTTCCTGGTCGCGGCGGCGGTGACCCGCGGGCGCGTGCGCTGTCGCAATACCCGCCCGGAGCTGCTGGATGCGGTGCTGGCCAAGCTGGTCGAGGCCGGCGCACGCATCGAGACCGGCCCGGACTGGATCGAACTGGACATGGAAGGACGCCGTCCGAAGGCGATCAACCTGCGCACCGCGCCCTTCCCGGCCTTCCCCACCGACATGCAGGCCCAGATGATGACCCTGAACACGGTGGCCGAGGGCACCGGGTCGGTGGTGGAAACGGTATTCGAGAACCGCTTCATGCATGCGCTGGAACTGCAGCGCATGGGGGCGGACATCACCATTGAGGGCAACACGGCCATCGTCAAGGGCGTGGAGCAGCTGGTGGGTGCCCCTGTGATGGCGACCGACCTGCGCGCCTCGGCCAGCCTGATCATCGCCGGCCTGGTGGCCGAGGGCGAGACCGCGGTCGACCGCATCTACCACATCGACCGCGGCTACGAATGCATCGAGGAAAAACTGAGCCAGATCGGCGCGGGCATCCGCCGCGAGCCCGTCTGA
- a CDS encoding lipid asymmetry maintenance protein MlaB has protein sequence MADARLHATPEGLALSGTLTFATVPGLESRIRALLAGLPARTRVDLGEVTRIDSAGVALLVTLWRRVHEQGGELGFHSIPQGLVPLVELYDLQSVIADSVPAGQTDAA, from the coding sequence ATGGCTGACGCCCGCCTGCACGCAACACCGGAGGGGCTCGCTCTCTCCGGCACGCTGACGTTTGCCACGGTTCCGGGCCTCGAGTCCCGCATTCGCGCGCTGCTTGCGGGGCTGCCCGCTCGCACGCGGGTGGATCTCGGGGAGGTGACCCGCATCGACTCGGCGGGCGTGGCGCTGCTGGTCACCCTCTGGCGCCGTGTGCACGAACAGGGTGGAGAGCTGGGTTTCCACTCCATCCCGCAGGGCCTGGTACCCCTCGTTGAACTCTACGACCTGCAATCGGTGATTGCCGATTCGGTTCCCGCAGGGCAGACCGACGCGGCCTGA
- a CDS encoding phospholipid-binding protein MlaC has translation MKTLRFWALPAPLWLLLLLALPGAAQADNPTEIIKQSIDEVYEKLRANEDRAQEDPDFVIGVIEDKILPGVDVEGMSRLVLARHWRDASSEQRERFTEAFKNTLLQAYGVQLADHLDKEIRVIERRSRQDDRMAVVATEIVMGSGQSNLQVNYRLRPVNGEWKVFDVEAEGLSFVGNFRNRFNEEINRNGLDALIERLEDGDRELVDDAMEGIADETSNNDG, from the coding sequence ATGAAGACATTGCGATTCTGGGCGCTGCCGGCGCCGCTCTGGCTGCTCCTGCTGCTGGCCCTCCCGGGTGCCGCGCAGGCGGACAACCCCACCGAGATCATCAAGCAGTCCATCGACGAGGTCTACGAAAAGCTCCGGGCGAACGAGGACCGTGCCCAGGAAGACCCGGATTTCGTGATCGGCGTGATCGAAGACAAGATCCTGCCCGGCGTGGATGTCGAAGGCATGTCCCGGCTGGTGCTGGCCCGGCACTGGCGCGACGCCTCCAGCGAGCAGCGCGAACGCTTTACCGAGGCCTTCAAGAACACGCTGCTGCAGGCCTACGGTGTGCAGCTGGCGGACCATCTGGACAAAGAAATCCGCGTGATCGAGCGCCGTTCGCGCCAGGACGACCGCATGGCCGTGGTGGCCACCGAGATCGTCATGGGCTCCGGCCAGTCGAACCTCCAGGTGAACTACCGCCTGCGCCCGGTGAACGGGGAGTGGAAGGTCTTCGACGTCGAGGCCGAGGGCCTCAGTTTTGTCGGCAACTTCCGCAACCGCTTCAACGAGGAGATCAACCGCAACGGCCTCGACGCGCTGATCGAACGCCTCGAGGACGGCGACCGCGAGCTCGTCGATGACGCGATGGAAGGCATCGCCGACGAAACCAGCAACAACGATGGCTGA
- the mlaD gene encoding outer membrane lipid asymmetry maintenance protein MlaD: MKVRFFELAVGVFVLLGVAALFYLAIQVSNVTDYHDRDTYTVTAYFDNIGGLKTRAPVTVSGVRIGRVAEIRYDPEQFRAEVTLAIRAEHDYLPMDTQAAIHTAGLLGEQYIALEPGGDYDTLQDGDEVMFTQSALVLENLIGRFMTNMGSD; this comes from the coding sequence ATGAAGGTACGTTTCTTCGAACTGGCGGTCGGCGTGTTTGTGCTGCTGGGTGTGGCGGCACTGTTCTACCTGGCGATCCAGGTGAGCAACGTGACCGATTACCACGACCGGGACACCTACACGGTGACGGCCTACTTCGACAACATTGGCGGGCTCAAGACACGCGCGCCGGTCACGGTCTCGGGCGTGCGCATCGGGCGCGTCGCGGAGATTCGCTATGATCCGGAGCAGTTCCGCGCCGAGGTCACGCTGGCAATCCGCGCCGAGCATGACTACCTGCCCATGGACACGCAGGCCGCGATCCATACGGCGGGGCTCCTGGGCGAGCAGTACATCGCCCTGGAGCCTGGCGGCGACTACGACACCCTGCAGGACGGCGACGAGGTGATGTTCACGCAATCGGCGCTGGTCCTGGAGAACCTGATTGGCCGTTTCATGACCAATATGGGTAGCGACTAA
- the mlaE gene encoding lipid asymmetry maintenance ABC transporter permease subunit MlaE: protein MIDAIASLGRSSLNALVVFGRAFLFLLQVLASLDIVIRRFGLTVVQIYSVGVRSLLIIIVSGLFVGMVLGYQGYITLVNFGAAEALGGVVALSLVRELGPVVTALLFAGRAGSALTAELGLMKTTEQLSAMEMMAVNPYRRIFAPRFVAGFLSMPLLAAIFSAVGVMGGYIVGVGMLGVDSGAYFSQMQSVTDWNEDVLSGVIKSIVFGFVVTWIAVFQGFNAMPTSEGISRATTQTVVVSSLAVLGLDFILTGLMFGTG from the coding sequence ATGATTGACGCGATTGCCTCGCTGGGCCGCAGCTCCCTGAATGCCCTGGTGGTCTTCGGCCGAGCATTCCTCTTTCTGCTTCAGGTGCTTGCCAGCCTCGACATCGTGATCCGGCGGTTCGGCCTGACGGTGGTGCAGATCTATTCGGTGGGCGTGCGCTCGCTGCTGATCATCATCGTCTCCGGGCTGTTCGTCGGCATGGTGCTGGGCTATCAGGGGTACATCACCCTGGTGAACTTCGGTGCCGCAGAGGCCCTGGGCGGCGTGGTCGCCCTGTCGCTGGTGCGCGAGCTGGGTCCGGTGGTGACCGCGCTGCTGTTCGCCGGCCGCGCGGGCTCCGCTCTAACGGCCGAGCTGGGCCTGATGAAGACGACCGAGCAGCTCTCGGCGATGGAGATGATGGCGGTGAACCCCTATCGCCGCATCTTCGCCCCGCGCTTCGTGGCCGGATTCCTCTCCATGCCGCTGCTGGCCGCGATCTTCAGTGCGGTGGGCGTAATGGGCGGTTACATCGTGGGCGTGGGCATGCTGGGCGTGGACAGCGGCGCGTACTTCTCGCAGATGCAGTCGGTGACCGACTGGAACGAGGACGTACTCTCCGGCGTGATCAAGAGCATTGTGTTCGGCTTCGTGGTGACCTGGATTGCGGTATTCCAGGGCTTCAACGCGATGCCGACCTCCGAGGGCATCTCGCGCGCGACGACCCAGACGGTAGTGGTCTCCTCGCTGGCGGTGCTGGGCCTCGATTTCATCCTGACCGGGCTGATGTTCGGCACGGGCTGA
- a CDS encoding ABC transporter ATP-binding protein: MAEPVAEDSPHIVIENLRFRRGRKVVFEDLSMRIPRGQVTTVMGPSGSGKTTLLRLIGGQLRPDGGRIWVDGQEVARLSTRRLYALRKRMGMLFQSGALLTDLSVFENVAFPLREHTELPEDVLRTLVLLKLEAVGLRSARDLDPASLSGGMARRVALARAIALDPDLIMYDEPFTGLDPITMGQIVTLIRRTNQSLGLTSVLVSHDVTEAMAISDHVVLIADGRAVDAGAPDDLRARASDWSAQFLEGRPDGPVPFHYPGDSYREDLLGVRERRDD, translated from the coding sequence GTGGCTGAGCCGGTCGCCGAAGACAGCCCGCATATCGTCATCGAGAACCTGCGCTTCCGGCGCGGGCGCAAGGTGGTCTTCGAGGACCTGTCCATGCGCATCCCGCGCGGGCAGGTGACCACGGTCATGGGCCCCAGTGGCAGCGGCAAGACGACTCTGCTGCGCCTGATCGGTGGTCAGCTGCGCCCGGACGGCGGCCGTATCTGGGTCGACGGCCAGGAGGTCGCACGGCTCTCGACCCGACGCCTGTACGCCCTGCGCAAGCGCATGGGCATGCTGTTCCAGAGCGGGGCCCTGCTGACCGATCTCTCGGTGTTCGAGAATGTCGCCTTCCCGCTGCGCGAGCACACCGAACTCCCCGAGGACGTGCTGCGCACCCTGGTGCTGCTGAAGCTCGAGGCGGTGGGTCTGCGTTCCGCGCGCGACCTGGACCCGGCCTCGCTGTCCGGAGGCATGGCGCGGCGCGTGGCGCTGGCGCGCGCGATCGCGCTGGATCCGGACCTGATCATGTACGACGAACCCTTTACCGGCCTGGACCCGATCACCATGGGCCAGATCGTGACCCTGATCCGGCGCACCAACCAGAGCCTGGGCCTGACCAGCGTACTGGTATCGCACGACGTGACCGAGGCCATGGCCATCTCCGATCACGTAGTACTGATTGCCGATGGCCGGGCGGTGGATGCCGGGGCACCGGACGACCTGCGTGCCCGCGCCTCCGACTGGAGCGCCCAGTTCCTTGAGGGCCGCCCCGATGGCCCGGTGCCGTTTCATTATCCCGGCGACAGCTACCGCGAGGATCTGCTCGGGGTGCGGGAGCGACGCGATGATTGA
- a CDS encoding LLM class flavin-dependent oxidoreductase codes for MRFDLFHELSVPDFLQTSETEVIDRTLALWERADRLGYGTAWLVEHHLMPEFSHSTAPDLVLAAASQRTERLRLGLGVVPLPYHHPLRVAQRVGMLDQLSGGRLDLGIGRGFSPREYATFGAEMSESRARVDAGLDALRQAFATGRITQDGPFHHLDDVPVMPRPVQDPHPPIWTAAVSPESFTWAAEQGIGALAGPFKPWQMIREDIRLYHESWDASRTDIAHPPRVGMTLGVLCLPDGKRARREAKPAFEWFYRHMFQQTLPVLERLIEGYDYYRSLGRFRHLVKAGINLKILDMLGMTLVGTPAECRERIEGLREAGVDQVLLAFGAGAVPHELALESMDCFAEEVMPAFAERAPGATGTAG; via the coding sequence ATGCGCTTCGACCTCTTTCATGAACTCTCGGTCCCGGATTTTCTGCAGACCTCCGAAACCGAGGTGATCGACCGGACCCTGGCCCTGTGGGAGCGGGCCGATCGTCTCGGCTACGGCACCGCCTGGCTGGTGGAACACCATCTGATGCCGGAATTCTCCCACAGCACCGCCCCGGATCTGGTCCTGGCCGCGGCCAGCCAGCGTACTGAACGCCTGCGTCTGGGCCTCGGCGTGGTCCCGCTTCCGTACCACCACCCGCTACGCGTGGCGCAACGCGTCGGCATGCTCGACCAGCTCTCCGGCGGGCGCCTGGACCTGGGTATCGGGCGCGGCTTTTCGCCGCGCGAATATGCCACATTCGGCGCCGAGATGAGCGAATCGCGTGCGCGGGTCGATGCCGGGCTGGATGCGCTGCGCCAGGCCTTTGCCACCGGCCGCATCACCCAGGACGGCCCGTTCCATCACCTGGACGACGTGCCCGTGATGCCGCGCCCGGTACAGGACCCGCACCCGCCGATCTGGACCGCCGCGGTCAGCCCGGAGTCCTTCACCTGGGCGGCCGAGCAGGGCATCGGGGCGCTGGCCGGGCCCTTCAAACCCTGGCAGATGATCCGCGAGGACATCCGTTTGTACCACGAGTCCTGGGACGCCTCGCGCACCGATATCGCCCACCCGCCGCGCGTCGGGATGACCCTCGGGGTGCTGTGTCTTCCGGACGGCAAGCGTGCCCGGCGCGAGGCCAAGCCGGCGTTTGAGTGGTTCTACCGCCACATGTTCCAGCAGACCCTGCCGGTGCTGGAGCGCCTGATCGAGGGCTACGACTACTACCGCTCGCTCGGCCGCTTCCGCCACCTGGTCAAGGCCGGGATCAACCTCAAGATCCTCGACATGCTGGGCATGACGCTGGTCGGCACGCCCGCCGAGTGTCGCGAACGCATCGAGGGGCTGCGCGAGGCGGGGGTCGACCAGGTCCTGCTGGCCTTTGGCGCCGGGGCCGTGCCCCACGAACTCGCCCTGGAGTCCATGGACTGCTTTGCCGAGGAGGTCATGCCGGCCTTTGCCGAGCGCGCCCCGGGCGCCACCGGCACGGCTGGATAG
- a CDS encoding NAD-dependent epimerase/dehydratase family protein: MRVAVTGAAGRLGQVLIPALAAAEGIQAVTAIDRRPVVAAARTTPLQSDLADLGAEHLAGHDSLIHLAFQLMGGQGGRRRRDRDWVRAQNVELSRHVFQAAAAAGVRQIVFLSSAAVYGPWPDSPRPLTERSPARPRFPYAEDKVATEQALLAVAAQYPAVTTCILRPPAVVGPHAHPLLRQVARSRAYPAGAEVPVQILWEEDAADAVARAVARQAEGIFNLGAEPVWSLRRMALHGRRWGIPVPQGMIRALHPLAWRLTRHAGDPGWVQGLDGALQMDCSRAREHLGWTPRVSTSECLERLRR; the protein is encoded by the coding sequence ATGCGGGTCGCCGTGACCGGCGCCGCCGGGCGCCTCGGGCAGGTGCTCATTCCGGCTCTGGCCGCCGCCGAGGGGATCCAGGCGGTCACCGCAATTGACCGCCGCCCGGTAGTTGCCGCCGCGCGCACGACCCCCTTGCAATCCGATCTCGCGGATCTCGGTGCGGAACACCTGGCCGGGCATGACAGCCTGATCCACCTCGCCTTTCAGTTGATGGGCGGGCAGGGCGGGCGCCGGCGCCGCGACCGCGACTGGGTGCGTGCGCAGAATGTCGAGCTGAGCCGCCACGTCTTTCAGGCAGCCGCCGCGGCCGGTGTGCGCCAGATCGTCTTTCTCTCCAGTGCCGCGGTCTATGGTCCGTGGCCGGATTCGCCGCGCCCGCTGACCGAGCGCAGCCCGGCGCGGCCGCGCTTTCCGTACGCCGAGGACAAGGTCGCCACCGAGCAGGCCCTGCTGGCGGTCGCCGCGCAGTATCCCGCTGTGACGACCTGCATCCTCCGGCCCCCGGCCGTCGTGGGGCCGCATGCCCATCCGCTGCTGCGACAGGTCGCCCGCAGCCGGGCTTATCCGGCCGGGGCCGAGGTGCCGGTGCAGATCCTGTGGGAGGAGGATGCGGCGGACGCCGTGGCGCGAGCAGTCGCGCGCCAGGCGGAGGGCATCTTCAACCTCGGGGCCGAGCCCGTCTGGTCCCTGCGCCGGATGGCGCTGCACGGACGCCGCTGGGGTATCCCGGTGCCTCAGGGCATGATCCGCGCGCTGCACCCGCTGGCCTGGCGGCTCACCCGCCATGCCGGCGATCCCGGATGGGTCCAGGGCCTCGACGGCGCCCTCCAGATGGACTGCTCGCGCGCCCGCGAGCACCTCGGCTGGACACCCCGGGTCTCCACCTCCGAGTGCCTGGAGCGCCTGCGCCGGTAG